CTTCGATTACCTCTCTAGTTAACACCTCCGGACTAAGTCCTAAAGTCTGTGTCAAAAAAAGCTGATTACCCTTATCATCCAATGCTATCCAATCTGACTTGGTTGCGCCACTATCAACAATTAAAACCATATGCTCATCTATTTAAAAAAGAATCCTGAAAATAAGGAAAAAATACCTCATTTTCAGGAAAATTCAATGTTAACTTTATACGTATTATAATGTATTAACGTGTTGAATCAAATCAACCATTTTGTTGGAAAAACCTGCTTCATTATCATACCAGCAAATCAACTTAAAGAACTTTGAGTTCAATTCTATTCCAGCGCCAGCATCGAAGATACTCGTTCTTGCATCGCCGATAAAATCCTGAGATACCAAAGCTTCTTCGGTATACCCTAAAACACCCTTTAATTCTCCTTCAGAAGCTGCTTTGAATGCCTTTTTAACTTCTTCGTATGAGGTCTCTTTTTCTAAACGTACGGTTAAATCAACGACAGATACATCTGCGGTTGGAACCCTAAAGGCCATACCTGTTAGTTTCCCCTTTAATTCTGGAATTACCTTGGTTACGGCCACTGCCGCACCTGTAGATGCCGGAATTATGTTTAGCATAGCACTTCTGCCACCTCTCCAATCCTTTTTGGAAGGACCATCGACAGTCATTTGTGTTGCCGTAGTCGCATGAACAGTGGTCATAAGAGCCTCTTCGATTCCGAAAGCATCATTTAATACTTTGGCCATAGGAGCTAAACAGTTCGTAGTACAAGAAGCGTTCGATACAATACTATCGGAAGCTTTTACACCTTTGTGGTTTACACCCATAACAAACATAGGGGCATCTTTAGAAGGAGCAGAAATAACTACCTTCTTAGCACCACCGTCTATGTGATATTGAGCAGTTTCCAGCGTAGTGAATATACCGGTACATTCCGCTACGGTATCCGCTCCAACTGCATCCCATTCTATATTCTTAGGATCTCTTTCTGCAGTAATACGGACGGTTTTTCCGTTAACTACCAAATGACCGTCCTTCACCTCAACAGTGCCGTCAAAATGTCCGTGAACGGAGTCATATTTAAGTAAGTAGGCCAAGTGCTCTACATCCAATAAATCGTTGATAGCAACTACATCTACATCACCTCTTTTTACTGTTGTTCTAAAAACCAGTCTCCCGATTCTACCAAATCCGTTAATTCCTATTTTTAAGTTTGACATTCTCTTGTTTTTATAAATTAAAATTATGTTGTCATTATTTCTGAAACCCTAATAAGTTCCTTGTCAATTTTTGTATGTCCTTTTATTGCCTTATTAATTGGTGTCAATATCAGCTTATTGTCCTGGACACCAACCATTAAGCTTGTTTTTCCTTCTAAAAGTGCTTCTACAGCCTTAACACCCATTCTGCTGGCTAAAACCCTATCGTAACAAGAGGGCGCTCCACCGCGTTGCATATGCCCTAATACTGAGACACGTACATCGTAAATCGGCAAATGCTCCTCTACATACTCCTTAAGTTCAAAAACGTTCTTTCCAGATTTATCACCTTCCGCAACAATAACGATACTTGAAGACTTACCGGACTCCTTACTCCTTTTTAAGGACTCAAGTAAACGATCCAATCCCAAGTTTTCTTCCGGTATTAATATTTCCTCAGCTCCTGCCCCTACTCCTGCATTTAATGCAATATGGCCTACATCCCTACCCATTACCTCAACAAAGAATAAGCGATTGTGTGAACTCGCCGTATCCCTTATCTTATCAATAGCCTCTACAACGGTATTCAATGCCGTATCAAAACCTAAGGTAAACGTGGTACCGAAAATATCGTTGTCTATTGTTCCAGGTATTCCTATTACGGGAAAGTCGTATTCTTGGTTGAATATCATTGCTCCTGTAAAGCTACCATCACCACCTATTACAACAAAGGCATCTATACCTTCTTTGACCAACTGATCATAAGCCTGTTTTCTTCCCTCAGGGTTTCTAAAATCTTCACAACGAGCCGATTTTAAAATAGTACCGCCCTTATTGATTATATTGTTAACGCTACGAGCGTCCATTGGCTTAAAATCTCCCTCTATCATCCCTTGATAGCCTCTATAAATTGCAACGCAATCTATCTTTAGATAAGCACAGGTTCTAACCACCGAACGAATGGCCGCATTCATACCGGGAGAGTCCCCACCAGAGGTCAATACCGCTATTTTCTTGATTTTTGTTGACATGAAAAAAATTAAGCCAACGAAATTACTAAAACTTATAGCAATAAAGAAATATTACTGGCTTGCTTTTGAAACGAAAACGATAGAAAAGACCTTCATTACGTTATTTTAACGATTAAACAAAGATTCCTAACAATTTCCTAACAAAAGACATCGTTTTATTACAATAAATTTATTGAATTGACTTAGGCTTTGCATAAAAGTTAAGAAGACTATCCCTCCCCATGACGGTTGGAATTTGCAAGCTATCATTTGGGATTTTCTTTTTTTCGACCTCGCTC
This genomic window from Maribacter sp. MJ134 contains:
- the gap gene encoding type I glyceraldehyde-3-phosphate dehydrogenase, whose amino-acid sequence is MSNLKIGINGFGRIGRLVFRTTVKRGDVDVVAINDLLDVEHLAYLLKYDSVHGHFDGTVEVKDGHLVVNGKTVRITAERDPKNIEWDAVGADTVAECTGIFTTLETAQYHIDGGAKKVVISAPSKDAPMFVMGVNHKGVKASDSIVSNASCTTNCLAPMAKVLNDAFGIEEALMTTVHATTATQMTVDGPSKKDWRGGRSAMLNIIPASTGAAVAVTKVIPELKGKLTGMAFRVPTADVSVVDLTVRLEKETSYEEVKKAFKAASEGELKGVLGYTEEALVSQDFIGDARTSIFDAGAGIELNSKFFKLICWYDNEAGFSNKMVDLIQHVNTL
- the pfkA gene encoding 6-phosphofructokinase, producing the protein MSTKIKKIAVLTSGGDSPGMNAAIRSVVRTCAYLKIDCVAIYRGYQGMIEGDFKPMDARSVNNIINKGGTILKSARCEDFRNPEGRKQAYDQLVKEGIDAFVVIGGDGSFTGAMIFNQEYDFPVIGIPGTIDNDIFGTTFTLGFDTALNTVVEAIDKIRDTASSHNRLFFVEVMGRDVGHIALNAGVGAGAEEILIPEENLGLDRLLESLKRSKESGKSSSIVIVAEGDKSGKNVFELKEYVEEHLPIYDVRVSVLGHMQRGGAPSCYDRVLASRMGVKAVEALLEGKTSLMVGVQDNKLILTPINKAIKGHTKIDKELIRVSEIMTT